A stretch of DNA from Rhizobium sp. EC-SD404:
TTCTCGGCATCGCGGACGCAGGCGCCTATTCGGCCGCCAACCGGTTCTCCAGCATTCCGAACCAGGTGGTGCTCGCGGCTTTGATGGGCGTGCTTTTCCCCACCTTCAGCCATATGGCCGAAGACCGTGACCGGCGCTGGCGCGCCCTTTTCCTCTCGACGCAGGTCTGCTCGCTCATATTGGCGCCGATGATGTTCGGCCTGTGGGCCGTGGCAGAACCCGCCATGCTGGTGATCTTCGGCGAACAATGGGCCTGGGCCTGGCCGGTGCTCGGCCTGCTTGCTCTGTCGAAAGGCATCCTGGCTCCTTGCAGCACGTTTATTCCCTATCTCAAGGGCATCGGTCGCAGCGGTGTGCTGTGGTGGGTGGCTGTCGTGCGCGCTCTGATCGTCACCGTTGCGGTTGCCTATGGCGCGATCAGCGGCGGTCTTGTCACGGCCATGGTCTGGCTCTGCATCGCCAATGGGCTGACGCTTTTCTTCTACAGCTATGCGGTTTTCAGAGCCGATGGTCGTCCGTTCTGGCGCAGCTTCCTGATCCTTTGCCGGCCTATGATGGTCGCCTTCGCCATGGCGTTGGCGACCCGCGTCCTGCTTGAGATGACCGGAGACGCCATCGGCGGGCCCATCATGCAGCTCGCCGCCGCGGGTCTGTTCGGCGCCGCGCTCTACGCCGTGATGATCGTGCCGCTGGAATGGACGCTCCTGAAAGACCTTGTCCAAAGCATTCGCAGGTCGCGTTTGGCAAAGGCATGACCCTGCTGCGGCCGGAGCGGGTAACGCGCGATCATAAATCGTTATCGACGGACGGCCCGTTTCACTCGCCAAGTCACATTGTGCACCGCAAACTGAATTAAAGATTGCCGAAGGGAGGTCGTGGTGCGGTCCGTGACGAGGCGGGCCGAAGTTGGAGTGGTGTATCATGCGTTCGTCCCAGTCTGCAGCCAGTGGCTGCAAGCTCATTCTGCCTGCCTTGCTGGTTTTCGCCGCGTTGCCGGCCGAGGCGCAGGAAGTCCAGCGCAACGAATCCTTCGTCGAGAATTTCGACGATCGTCTCCATCCTGCCCGCTGGTACATCTCCGATGGCTGGAACAATGGCGACCACCAGAACTGCACGTGGTCCAAGGATCAGGTGAGCGTTGAAGACGGGCTTCTGAAGCTCGCTTTCGAAAGTCGCACGCTCGGCGAACGGGACCATGTCTGCGCGGAAGCACAGACCCACGCCCGCTTTCATCACGGCACCTACGAAGTGCGCATGAAGGCTGTCGAAGGCTCCGGCCTCAACACCGGATTTTTCACCTACATCGGACCGGTCCACAAACAGCCGCATGACGAGATCGATTTCGAGGTCCTCGGCAAGGATCCGTCGCGCGTTCAGGTCAATCAGTACGTCGATGGTGAGAATGTCGGCGCAGAAAAGCTGGTGCCCGTCGACGGTGGGGCTGCGAGCGACTTCAACGACTACGCCTTCGTTTGGGAAGAAGGCCGGATCGCCTGGTATGTGAATGGCGACCTCGTGCATGAGGAAACCGATCCGGCGAGGCTCCCGAGCCATCCTTCCAAGATCTACATGAGCGTCTGGGGCTCCGACACGCTCACATCCTGGATGGGCGCTTTCGAAGACAGCGACGCGCCTCGGGTCGCGGAAATCGACCGCGTGTCTTTCACCGCGCTTGGTGAAGAGTGCCAGTATCCGGAATCCCTCGTCTGCATGATGGATTGAGGCGCCCCATGCTCGCCATTCTCTATCTTGTCCATGATTTGACCGACCCTGCCGTCGCGCGGCGCGTGACCATGCTGACGGCGGGCGGTGCGACGGTGAGAGTGGCCGGGTTCAGGCGGGAATTGCGGCCGGCCCCGGCGGAGCTCGGTGCCGGCGCACCGATCGACCTCGGCATGACCCGTGATGGCCGATTTGCCCAGAGAATTGCCGCGGTGGCCCGTGCAGCGCTGGGCCTTAGGCAGGCACTGGCGGGCATGGCGGCGCCCGACATCATCATCGCACGCAACCTCGAAATGCTGGCGCTCGCGCATCGCGTCGCCGGCCTTTACCGGTTGCCCCCGGCAATCGTTTATGAATCGCTCGATATTCACCGTCTGCTGCTCGGCAGCGGCGCCGTTTCCTCGACGCTTCGGACTGTCGAGCGCAGGCTTGCCGCAGATGCCGCGCTGCTGATGACGAGCTCTCCCGCATTTCTGCGCGAGTATTTCGGGCCCTATGGCCAGGTCAGCGCACCCGTCGAACTGGTGGAAAACAAGGTGCTGGCGCTTGAAGGAGAGCGTGGAATGCCGCAGGTCGGCCCGCGTTTCGAGCGCCCATGGGTCATCGGCTGGTTCGGAGCGCTGCGTTGCAGTTGTTCGCTCGCCATCCTCAAGGACGTTGCCAGCCGGATGGACGGCGCGATCGAGGTGGTCATGCGCGGCCGCCCGGCCTACAGCGAAATTCCTGATTTCGATGCGCAGGTTCGTGATGCGCCACACCTGCGCTTTGAAGGTTCATACCGGCCCGAAGACCTGCAGAGCCATTACGCGGCGGTGGATTTCTGCTGGGCGATCGACTTCTTCGAAGCGGGTCAGAACTCGGAATGGCTGCTGCCGAACCGGCTCTACGAAAGCGGCGCCCATGGTGTCATGGCGATTGCGCGCACCAACACGGAGACTGCGCGTTTCCTGCAGGCGCGGAATATCGGCATCGTGCTCGACGAAGGCTCGGCCGATGATCTCGTCGCAAGGCTTTCCGCTCTGACCGATGAAGAGTTGGTAGGACTCAGCGCGCGCCAGCAAGCGCTCGATGCATCGACATGGACTTACGGCGTCGAAGACTGCCGGGCGCTCGTAAAGCGGCTTGCAGCGCTTGCGCCAAGCCAGCACATGGAGGCCGCCGCATGAGCGATACGATGCTTGCCATGCCAAGATGCTTCGTCGTGATCCCGACGCTCAATGAGGAAGCGCATATCGGCGCTCTTCTTGAGCGGCTGATGCCATCGGCCGAGCGGCTCGACCTGACGGTCGTGGTCGCAGACGGCGGGAGCGACGACGCGACTTGCGAGATCGTCCGCGCTTTCGCGGCAGCCGCGCCGCGGGTCAGGCTTCTCGCCAATCCGCGCAAACTCCAGGCTGCAGCCCTCAACCTCGCGGTCGCCCAGTTCGGGGATGCATTCGATTGCGTTATTCGCATCGATGCGCATGGCGATTATCCGCAGGACTATTGCGACCGCCTCATCGAGGAATTCGTCGTGACCGGTGCCGATGGGGTCACGGTTTCGATGATGACGAAGGGCGAGGGGCCTTTCCAGAAGGCGACCGCGATCGCGCAGAATTCACCGCTCGGCAATGGCGGTTCCAAGCATCGCGAAGGGGCTGCCGGTCATTGGACCGACCATGGCCACCATGCGCTGATGCGAATCTCCGCCTTTCGCGCCGTCGGCGGTTATGACGAGAGCTTTAGCCACAACGAGGACGCGGAACTCGACTATCGCCTGCGGCAAGCGGGCTATCGCATATGGATGACCGATCGGACGGTCATGACCTACTATCCGCGCGCAAGCATTCTGCCGCTTTTCAGGCAGTATCTAGGCTATGGCCGCGGACGAGCAAAGAACATTCTGAAACACCGCGCCGTGCCGAAGCTGCGCCAGATGATCCCGATGATGGTGCTGCCGGCCGTTGTCGGAACGTTGCTGGCCGTCATCCACGCGCTCGCCTTCGTGCCCGCACTGGCATGGATCGGTGCCTGCCTTGCCTATGGAATATGGATCGCCGTGCGCGAGCGCACGCCACTCGGTCCACTCGCAGCCCTGTCGGCCATGGTCATGCATCTGGCGTGGTCCATCGGGTTCTGGCTGCAATTGGTGGGGATCGGGCGAACACCGAAGGCCGCTGCGCATCCGGCGACGGAGGGGTTGGTACGATGACCAGCGTCGACATCTGCGTCTGTACCTATCGCCGGCCGCAACTGGCCGACACGCTGGCCTCGCTCGCGGCG
This window harbors:
- a CDS encoding family 16 glycosylhydrolase — protein: MRSSQSAASGCKLILPALLVFAALPAEAQEVQRNESFVENFDDRLHPARWYISDGWNNGDHQNCTWSKDQVSVEDGLLKLAFESRTLGERDHVCAEAQTHARFHHGTYEVRMKAVEGSGLNTGFFTYIGPVHKQPHDEIDFEVLGKDPSRVQVNQYVDGENVGAEKLVPVDGGAASDFNDYAFVWEEGRIAWYVNGDLVHEETDPARLPSHPSKIYMSVWGSDTLTSWMGAFEDSDAPRVAEIDRVSFTALGEECQYPESLVCMMD
- a CDS encoding glycosyltransferase, with product MLAILYLVHDLTDPAVARRVTMLTAGGATVRVAGFRRELRPAPAELGAGAPIDLGMTRDGRFAQRIAAVARAALGLRQALAGMAAPDIIIARNLEMLALAHRVAGLYRLPPAIVYESLDIHRLLLGSGAVSSTLRTVERRLAADAALLMTSSPAFLREYFGPYGQVSAPVELVENKVLALEGERGMPQVGPRFERPWVIGWFGALRCSCSLAILKDVASRMDGAIEVVMRGRPAYSEIPDFDAQVRDAPHLRFEGSYRPEDLQSHYAAVDFCWAIDFFEAGQNSEWLLPNRLYESGAHGVMAIARTNTETARFLQARNIGIVLDEGSADDLVARLSALTDEELVGLSARQQALDASTWTYGVEDCRALVKRLAALAPSQHMEAAA
- a CDS encoding glycosyltransferase family 2 protein → MSDTMLAMPRCFVVIPTLNEEAHIGALLERLMPSAERLDLTVVVADGGSDDATCEIVRAFAAAAPRVRLLANPRKLQAAALNLAVAQFGDAFDCVIRIDAHGDYPQDYCDRLIEEFVVTGADGVTVSMMTKGEGPFQKATAIAQNSPLGNGGSKHREGAAGHWTDHGHHALMRISAFRAVGGYDESFSHNEDAELDYRLRQAGYRIWMTDRTVMTYYPRASILPLFRQYLGYGRGRAKNILKHRAVPKLRQMIPMMVLPAVVGTLLAVIHALAFVPALAWIGACLAYGIWIAVRERTPLGPLAALSAMVMHLAWSIGFWLQLVGIGRTPKAAAHPATEGLVR
- a CDS encoding lipopolysaccharide biosynthesis protein, which codes for MPPAISLKTVTNNVGWSVLSKTSTFGLKFVTVPILARLLSPEEFGIVAVAQTVVLFLTMVGGAGLAAALIVERTEDEETIHSVFWTNLVIAIVMAAALYVFAEELSTLMGAPGGGVVLEVLAFLIPIQLCGDVAYALLARRMAFDRDAFWSVLSESAGAVGAVVLALVGFGLWALVAQLFISAMLRLAGLFIATGYRPRLAFSLSRVLSLGRFSAGLMGSEVFNFITFQSPLIVISRLLGIADAGAYSAANRFSSIPNQVVLAALMGVLFPTFSHMAEDRDRRWRALFLSTQVCSLILAPMMFGLWAVAEPAMLVIFGEQWAWAWPVLGLLALSKGILAPCSTFIPYLKGIGRSGVLWWVAVVRALIVTVAVAYGAISGGLVTAMVWLCIANGLTLFFYSYAVFRADGRPFWRSFLILCRPMMVAFAMALATRVLLEMTGDAIGGPIMQLAAAGLFGAALYAVMIVPLEWTLLKDLVQSIRRSRLAKA